One window of Botrimarina mediterranea genomic DNA carries:
- a CDS encoding tyrosine-type recombinase/integrase: MASLVFPKAADKGPSLQWYDSEGERRTLYLGKCPKRWAQDFAINCERLIQHAEFGEPLDRKTSTWLAELKPTWREKLAAKGLAEAATIVSIEDLVDDCLRSAIGSGVQPSTMQKLHDAAVNLFEYFGRGRSIHAVTPGDASDYAGWLRQNGRRDGRGTQLAASTTGKQLKTVSGFFRRAVSKEVARRNPFEGLAREAPGADAQQYIPREVVERVLRQCEPALALRVALTRFAGLRHPSEVEALELDWINLPERRLLAFSPKNQRHEHKRWREIPIDPTLAPYLEDAVEKAPTGTRYVAWERRGVSATAWRNALERACKRAAVVPWRSLWHSLRGSRANDLIDAGIPEHVVCTWQNTGPKELRRHYLRPTDEHFSSVTGLAAEAAAAPQAEPRVGARLAGRVAAAQRRRPPAGMR; the protein is encoded by the coding sequence ATGGCCTCTCTCGTCTTTCCAAAAGCCGCCGACAAAGGGCCGTCGCTCCAGTGGTACGACAGCGAGGGCGAACGGCGGACGTTGTACCTGGGTAAGTGTCCGAAGCGCTGGGCTCAGGACTTCGCGATCAATTGCGAGCGGTTGATTCAGCACGCCGAGTTTGGCGAACCACTCGACCGCAAGACGTCCACCTGGCTCGCCGAGCTCAAGCCCACCTGGCGTGAGAAGCTCGCCGCGAAGGGGCTCGCCGAAGCGGCGACGATCGTCTCGATCGAGGACCTGGTCGACGACTGCCTTCGCAGCGCGATCGGTTCGGGCGTGCAACCGAGCACGATGCAGAAGCTGCACGACGCTGCGGTCAACCTTTTCGAATACTTCGGGCGTGGTCGATCGATTCACGCCGTCACGCCAGGCGACGCGTCGGACTACGCGGGGTGGCTCCGCCAGAACGGCCGCCGCGATGGGCGCGGGACGCAGCTCGCTGCGAGCACGACGGGGAAGCAACTCAAGACCGTCAGCGGTTTCTTCCGCCGCGCCGTCAGCAAGGAAGTCGCTAGGCGGAACCCCTTCGAAGGGCTTGCTCGTGAGGCGCCCGGCGCGGACGCCCAGCAGTACATTCCGCGCGAAGTCGTCGAACGTGTTCTTAGGCAATGCGAACCCGCGCTAGCGCTGCGGGTCGCGCTCACTAGGTTCGCCGGCCTGCGGCATCCGAGCGAGGTCGAGGCCCTCGAGCTCGACTGGATCAACCTGCCCGAACGGCGGCTGCTAGCATTCAGCCCCAAGAACCAGCGTCACGAGCACAAGCGCTGGCGCGAGATCCCGATCGATCCGACCCTCGCCCCCTACCTCGAGGACGCCGTCGAGAAGGCCCCCACGGGGACGCGGTACGTCGCTTGGGAGCGGAGGGGGGTCTCGGCCACCGCCTGGCGGAACGCCCTCGAGCGGGCCTGTAAGCGGGCCGCTGTGGTCCCCTGGCGAAGTCTCTGGCACTCGCTGCGGGGCAGCCGAGCGAACGACCTGATCGATGCTGGCATTCCCGAGCACGTCGTCTGCACCTGGCAGAACACGGGCCCGAAGGAGTTGCGGCGCCACTACCTCCGGCCGACCGACGAGCACTTCTCGAGCGTGACGGGCCTGGCGGCCGAGGCGGCCGCAGCGCCTCAGGCCGAGCCTCGAGTCGGGGCGCGACTGGCCGGGCGGGTGGCCGCCGCCCAGCGGCGCCGGCCCCCGGCCGGCATGCGATAG
- a CDS encoding helix-turn-helix domain-containing protein: protein MSCELTPPTNAAALREKFLRPLRENAQPTSVADLRGKYLELRRLRAEISVEIDALEARIRLDEVYGSGADAPPLPGRDEPDRLMTEVEAAKYLRVSRQSVARWRKVGMKSASGTLVTLPHRMVGNRPRYTRPQLDRWLSGPMRQRHNDQ, encoded by the coding sequence ATGAGCTGCGAACTGACACCACCAACGAACGCCGCAGCGTTGCGTGAAAAGTTTCTGCGGCCGCTCCGCGAGAACGCGCAGCCGACTAGCGTCGCGGATCTCCGCGGTAAGTACCTCGAGCTGCGGCGGCTGAGAGCGGAGATCTCCGTCGAGATCGACGCCCTCGAGGCCAGGATCCGCCTCGACGAGGTTTACGGATCCGGCGCCGATGCGCCGCCTTTGCCAGGTCGCGACGAACCTGATCGTCTGATGACGGAGGTTGAAGCGGCCAAGTATCTCCGGGTCAGTCGCCAAAGTGTGGCGCGTTGGCGAAAGGTCGGCATGAAGAGCGCGAGCGGGACGCTTGTGACCCTCCCGCACCGGATGGTCGGCAACCGCCCGCGATACACCCGGCCTCAGCTCGACCGTTGGTTGAGCGGTCCCATGCGTCAACGCCACAACGACCAGTAG